Proteins from one Gossypium raimondii isolate GPD5lz chromosome 8, ASM2569854v1, whole genome shotgun sequence genomic window:
- the LOC105791234 gene encoding uncharacterized protein LOC105791234 isoform X2 — MEAAAAVAAARGGALPMSSSSRKEWRAVSDHHLVRNHGDEVVVSFLMNIFAFWYYLSSERMLDSERKFLLFGSYEQEMDRSKLGQSDERTIYEHGREPADVDFCSITADESLDDDVLQQRIHNITRQREELLQMEVELRAQAIARSRVLEIQSSCDSKITAHVNAVAKLEEQLDEREQTIHEFERKMEEKDRELHAIKVDKEEVWAKEDLLREQNKELATFRRERDHSEAERAQHIKQIHDLQEHVQDKERQLIDLQEQYRAAQEAILYKDEQLRDAQTWISRVQEMDALQSSTNHSLQAELRERTEQYNQLWHGCQRQFAEMERLHLHTIHQLQLELADVRERNGSYTDGSHMSQTKSKDLSQFGQTNGKQVDSNGSGATNANTGIISNGPSDNVQTFVSPGNASNPNQNDHVPSVPIAPLGLPTYLPPGQVSALHPFIMHQQGAPHSVTSHVGHYSMPDTASIQQWQNQLTSPEGLQLSAQNHIPPPQTDQKLGGSDVKYEYDLSVNGQAIRSDYLDHINQGAEPNSVISSSSGKAQVDESINASYLVDSQPEPTMPQVSSQFHDALRLSSEPKEQNILNMNNHVQEDQIPTAEETSTAAAAASPSHDTSVHSVNFCETTMKNGTGDIFPEKLVSTGQTNNLISAKTSETALLDERSLLACIVRTIPTGGKIRISSTLPNRLGKMLAPLHWHDYKKKYGKLDDFVASHPALFLIEGDYIQLREGAQEMIAATAAVAKVAAAAAASSPYSSILPSVAVTPMAQPNRLKKGLPTADSNHAKNENAAFKGYAVISKTAAGDHSQLSGMQNQHPNGVSFGVAGNLSNVKILSKSNGANSEISSLTNVESKASGQGRSNSNFAGKQQGRATGAALSSRR, encoded by the exons ATGGAGGCAGCGGCCGCTGTTGCCGCCGCACGGGGCGGTGCGCTCCCAATGTCGTCATCGTCGCGTAAGGAGTGGCGTGCCGTTTCGGACCATCACCTGGTTCGTAACCATGGGGATGAAGTGGTAGTTTCATTTTTGATGAATATCTTCGCTTTTTGGTATTATTTGAGTTCTGAGAGAATGTTGGATTCAGAACGAAAATTCCTCTTGTTTGGCTCCTATGAACAA GAAATGGACAGATCAAAGTTGGGACAATCAGACGAGAGAACCATATATGAG CATGGAAGAGAGCCTGCTGATGTTGACTTCTGCTCAATCACGGCTGATGAAAGTTTAGATGATGATGTATTACAACAGAGGATCCACAATATTACTAGACAAAGAGAGGAGCTATTGCAGATGGAGGTTGAACTCCGAGCACAGGCAATTGCAAGATCAAGGGTCCTGGAAATTCAGAGCAGCTGTGATTCAAAAATAACAGCCCACGTCAATGCTGTTGCCAAGCTTGAG GAGCAACTCGATGAAAGAGAACAGACCATACATGAATTCGAAAGGAAAATGGAGGAGAAAGACAGAGAGTTGCATGCCATCAAAGTTGATAAAGAAGAG GTCTGGGCAAAGGAAGATCTTCTCAGAGAGCAAAACAAGGAACTGGCTACTTTCAG AAGAGAACGTGATCATTCAGAAGCTGAGAGAGCTCAACACATAAAACAGATACATGATCTTCAAGAGCATGTTCAAGATAAAGAGAGGCAGCTTATTGACTTGCAGGAACAG TATAGGGCTGCTCAAGAAGCTATTCTTTATAAGGATGAACAGTTGAGAGATGCCCAAACTTGGATTTCACGTGTCCAGGAGATGGATGCGTTGCAGTCAAGTACAAACCACTCCTTACAGGCTGAGTTGAGAGAACGTACAGAGCAATATAACCAGCTCTGGCATGGATGTCAGAGACAG TTTGCAGAGATGGAGAGACTTCATTTGCATACAATACATCAACTTCAACTTGAGCTGGCTGATGTGAGAGAGAGGAATGGTTCTTATACTGATGGATCACATATGTcccaaacaaaatcaaaagatcTTTCTCAATTTGGTCAAACTAATGGAAAACAGGTGGATTCTAATGGAAGTGGCGCAACAAATGCTAATACTGGGATTATTTCTAATGGGCCTTCAGACAATGTGCAAACTTTTGTTTCACCTGGAAATGCATCAAATCCG AATCAGAATGACCATGTTCCAagtgttccaattgctccacttGGGTTGCCTACATACCTCCCACCTGGGCAGGTGTCTGCTCTGCATCCATTTATCATGCATCAACAGGGAGCTCCCCATTCTGTGACATCTCATGTTGGGCACTACTCAATGCCAGATACAGCATCCATCCAACAGTGGCAGAACCAGCTG ACTTCCCCAGAGGGTTTACAGCTGTCTGCACAGAATCATATTCCACCACCCCAAACTGATCAAAAGCTTGGGGGCTCAGATGTAAAGTATGAATATGACTTGTCTGTCAATGGACAAGCCATTCGTTCAGACTATCTGGATCATATAAACCAAGGGGCAGAGCCCAATTCTGTGATATCATCATCTTCTGGGAAAGCTCAG GTTGATGAGTCAATTAATGCAAGTTACCTTGTGGACTCCCAACCTGAGCCAACCATGCCGCAGGTCTCTTCACAATTTCATGATGCTTTAAGATTGAGCTCTGAACCCAAG GAACAAAATATTCTGAATATGAATAATCATGTGCAAGAGGATCAAATCCCAACAGCAGAGGAAACAAGTACTGCAGCTGCTGCTGCTAGTCCATCTCATGATACTTCAGTGCATTCTGTTAATTTCTGTGAAACGACAATGAAAAATGGAACTGGTGATATTTTTCCCGAAAAGCTGGTCTCAACTGGCCAGACTAATAACCTGATATCAGCTAAGACTTCAGAGACAGCTCTGCTTGATGAGAGGTCTTTGTTGGCTTGCATTGTTCGCACGATTCCAACTGGTGGAAAAATTCGGATCAGTTCCACG CTACCAAATAGGTTGGGGAAAATGCTTGCACCTTTACACTGGCATGATTACAAGAAGAAGTATGGAAAGCTGGATGACTTTGTAGCCAGTCACCCTGCG TTGTTTCTGATTGAGGGCGATTATATTCAGCTTCGAGAGGGAGCACAAGAAATGATAGCAGCCACTGCTGCTGTTGCTAAAGTTGCTGCAGCAGCTGCAGCCTCATCTCCTTACTCCTCGATTTTGCCTTCTGTTGCTGTTACTCCAATGGCACAACCTAACCGACTAAAGAAGGGTCTCCCAACAGCTGACTCCAACCATGCGAAGAATGAGAATGCTGCTTTCAAGGGGTATGCAGTTATCTCCAAAACTGCAGCTGGTGATCATTCACAGCTGTCAGgaatgcagaatcaacatcccAATGGTGTTTCTTTTGGAGTGGCTGGAAATCTCtcaaatgtaaaaatattgagCAAATCTAATGGAGCAAATTCTGAGATATCAAGTCTGACAAATGTTGAAAGCAAGGCCTCTGGTCAGGGAAGGTCTAATTCTAATTTTGCTGGAAAACAGCAGGGCAG GGCAACTGGGGCAGCTTTGTCTTCTAGAAGATAG
- the LOC105791234 gene encoding uncharacterized protein LOC105791234 isoform X5: protein MEAAAAVAAARGGALPMSSSSRKEWRAVSDHHLVRNHGDEVEMDRSKLGQSDERTIYEVQHGREPADVDFCSITADESLDDDVLQQRIHNITRQREELLQMEVELRAQAIARSRVLEIQSSCDSKITAHVNAVAKLEEQLDEREQTIHEFERKMEEKDRELHAIKVDKEEVWAKEDLLREQNKELATFRRERDHSEAERAQHIKQIHDLQEHVQDKERQLIDLQEQYRAAQEAILYKDEQLRDAQTWISRVQEMDALQSSTNHSLQAELRERTEQYNQLWHGCQRQFAEMERLHLHTIHQLQLELADVRERNGSYTDGSHMSQTKSKDLSQFGQTNGKQVDSNGSGATNANTGIISNGPSDNVQTFVSPGNASNPNQNDHVPSVPIAPLGLPTYLPPGQVSALHPFIMHQQGAPHSVTSHVGHYSMPDTASIQQWQNQLTSPEGLQLSAQNHIPPPQTDQKLGGSDVKYEYDLSVNGQAIRSDYLDHINQGAEPNSVISSSSGKAQVDESINASYLVDSQPEPTMPQVSSQFHDALRLSSEPKEQNILNMNNHVQEDQIPTAEETSTAAAAASPSHDTSVHSVNFCETTMKNGTGDIFPEKLVSTGQTNNLISAKTSETALLDERSLLACIVRTIPTGGKIRISSTLPNRLGKMLAPLHWHDYKKKYGKLDDFVASHPALFLIEGDYIQLREGAQEMIAATAAVAKVAAAAAASSPYSSILPSVAVTPMAQPNRLKKGLPTADSNHAKNENAAFKGYAVISKTAAGDHSQLSGMQNQHPNGVSFGVAGNLSNVKILSKSNGANSEISSLTNVESKASGQGRSNSNFAGKQQGRATGAALSSRR, encoded by the exons ATGGAGGCAGCGGCCGCTGTTGCCGCCGCACGGGGCGGTGCGCTCCCAATGTCGTCATCGTCGCGTAAGGAGTGGCGTGCCGTTTCGGACCATCACCTGGTTCGTAACCATGGGGATGAAGTG GAAATGGACAGATCAAAGTTGGGACAATCAGACGAGAGAACCATATATGAG GTGCAGCATGGAAGAGAGCCTGCTGATGTTGACTTCTGCTCAATCACGGCTGATGAAAGTTTAGATGATGATGTATTACAACAGAGGATCCACAATATTACTAGACAAAGAGAGGAGCTATTGCAGATGGAGGTTGAACTCCGAGCACAGGCAATTGCAAGATCAAGGGTCCTGGAAATTCAGAGCAGCTGTGATTCAAAAATAACAGCCCACGTCAATGCTGTTGCCAAGCTTGAG GAGCAACTCGATGAAAGAGAACAGACCATACATGAATTCGAAAGGAAAATGGAGGAGAAAGACAGAGAGTTGCATGCCATCAAAGTTGATAAAGAAGAG GTCTGGGCAAAGGAAGATCTTCTCAGAGAGCAAAACAAGGAACTGGCTACTTTCAG AAGAGAACGTGATCATTCAGAAGCTGAGAGAGCTCAACACATAAAACAGATACATGATCTTCAAGAGCATGTTCAAGATAAAGAGAGGCAGCTTATTGACTTGCAGGAACAG TATAGGGCTGCTCAAGAAGCTATTCTTTATAAGGATGAACAGTTGAGAGATGCCCAAACTTGGATTTCACGTGTCCAGGAGATGGATGCGTTGCAGTCAAGTACAAACCACTCCTTACAGGCTGAGTTGAGAGAACGTACAGAGCAATATAACCAGCTCTGGCATGGATGTCAGAGACAG TTTGCAGAGATGGAGAGACTTCATTTGCATACAATACATCAACTTCAACTTGAGCTGGCTGATGTGAGAGAGAGGAATGGTTCTTATACTGATGGATCACATATGTcccaaacaaaatcaaaagatcTTTCTCAATTTGGTCAAACTAATGGAAAACAGGTGGATTCTAATGGAAGTGGCGCAACAAATGCTAATACTGGGATTATTTCTAATGGGCCTTCAGACAATGTGCAAACTTTTGTTTCACCTGGAAATGCATCAAATCCG AATCAGAATGACCATGTTCCAagtgttccaattgctccacttGGGTTGCCTACATACCTCCCACCTGGGCAGGTGTCTGCTCTGCATCCATTTATCATGCATCAACAGGGAGCTCCCCATTCTGTGACATCTCATGTTGGGCACTACTCAATGCCAGATACAGCATCCATCCAACAGTGGCAGAACCAGCTG ACTTCCCCAGAGGGTTTACAGCTGTCTGCACAGAATCATATTCCACCACCCCAAACTGATCAAAAGCTTGGGGGCTCAGATGTAAAGTATGAATATGACTTGTCTGTCAATGGACAAGCCATTCGTTCAGACTATCTGGATCATATAAACCAAGGGGCAGAGCCCAATTCTGTGATATCATCATCTTCTGGGAAAGCTCAG GTTGATGAGTCAATTAATGCAAGTTACCTTGTGGACTCCCAACCTGAGCCAACCATGCCGCAGGTCTCTTCACAATTTCATGATGCTTTAAGATTGAGCTCTGAACCCAAG GAACAAAATATTCTGAATATGAATAATCATGTGCAAGAGGATCAAATCCCAACAGCAGAGGAAACAAGTACTGCAGCTGCTGCTGCTAGTCCATCTCATGATACTTCAGTGCATTCTGTTAATTTCTGTGAAACGACAATGAAAAATGGAACTGGTGATATTTTTCCCGAAAAGCTGGTCTCAACTGGCCAGACTAATAACCTGATATCAGCTAAGACTTCAGAGACAGCTCTGCTTGATGAGAGGTCTTTGTTGGCTTGCATTGTTCGCACGATTCCAACTGGTGGAAAAATTCGGATCAGTTCCACG CTACCAAATAGGTTGGGGAAAATGCTTGCACCTTTACACTGGCATGATTACAAGAAGAAGTATGGAAAGCTGGATGACTTTGTAGCCAGTCACCCTGCG TTGTTTCTGATTGAGGGCGATTATATTCAGCTTCGAGAGGGAGCACAAGAAATGATAGCAGCCACTGCTGCTGTTGCTAAAGTTGCTGCAGCAGCTGCAGCCTCATCTCCTTACTCCTCGATTTTGCCTTCTGTTGCTGTTACTCCAATGGCACAACCTAACCGACTAAAGAAGGGTCTCCCAACAGCTGACTCCAACCATGCGAAGAATGAGAATGCTGCTTTCAAGGGGTATGCAGTTATCTCCAAAACTGCAGCTGGTGATCATTCACAGCTGTCAGgaatgcagaatcaacatcccAATGGTGTTTCTTTTGGAGTGGCTGGAAATCTCtcaaatgtaaaaatattgagCAAATCTAATGGAGCAAATTCTGAGATATCAAGTCTGACAAATGTTGAAAGCAAGGCCTCTGGTCAGGGAAGGTCTAATTCTAATTTTGCTGGAAAACAGCAGGGCAG GGCAACTGGGGCAGCTTTGTCTTCTAGAAGATAG
- the LOC105791234 gene encoding uncharacterized protein LOC105791234 isoform X6 gives MEAAAAVAAARGGALPMSSSSRKEWRAVSDHHLVRNHGDEVEMDRSKLGQSDERTIYEHGREPADVDFCSITADESLDDDVLQQRIHNITRQREELLQMEVELRAQAIARSRVLEIQSSCDSKITAHVNAVAKLEEQLDEREQTIHEFERKMEEKDRELHAIKVDKEEVWAKEDLLREQNKELATFRRERDHSEAERAQHIKQIHDLQEHVQDKERQLIDLQEQYRAAQEAILYKDEQLRDAQTWISRVQEMDALQSSTNHSLQAELRERTEQYNQLWHGCQRQFAEMERLHLHTIHQLQLELADVRERNGSYTDGSHMSQTKSKDLSQFGQTNGKQVDSNGSGATNANTGIISNGPSDNVQTFVSPGNASNPNQNDHVPSVPIAPLGLPTYLPPGQVSALHPFIMHQQGAPHSVTSHVGHYSMPDTASIQQWQNQLTSPEGLQLSAQNHIPPPQTDQKLGGSDVKYEYDLSVNGQAIRSDYLDHINQGAEPNSVISSSSGKAQVDESINASYLVDSQPEPTMPQVSSQFHDALRLSSEPKEQNILNMNNHVQEDQIPTAEETSTAAAAASPSHDTSVHSVNFCETTMKNGTGDIFPEKLVSTGQTNNLISAKTSETALLDERSLLACIVRTIPTGGKIRISSTLPNRLGKMLAPLHWHDYKKKYGKLDDFVASHPALFLIEGDYIQLREGAQEMIAATAAVAKVAAAAAASSPYSSILPSVAVTPMAQPNRLKKGLPTADSNHAKNENAAFKGYAVISKTAAGDHSQLSGMQNQHPNGVSFGVAGNLSNVKILSKSNGANSEISSLTNVESKASGQGRSNSNFAGKQQGRATGAALSSRR, from the exons ATGGAGGCAGCGGCCGCTGTTGCCGCCGCACGGGGCGGTGCGCTCCCAATGTCGTCATCGTCGCGTAAGGAGTGGCGTGCCGTTTCGGACCATCACCTGGTTCGTAACCATGGGGATGAAGTG GAAATGGACAGATCAAAGTTGGGACAATCAGACGAGAGAACCATATATGAG CATGGAAGAGAGCCTGCTGATGTTGACTTCTGCTCAATCACGGCTGATGAAAGTTTAGATGATGATGTATTACAACAGAGGATCCACAATATTACTAGACAAAGAGAGGAGCTATTGCAGATGGAGGTTGAACTCCGAGCACAGGCAATTGCAAGATCAAGGGTCCTGGAAATTCAGAGCAGCTGTGATTCAAAAATAACAGCCCACGTCAATGCTGTTGCCAAGCTTGAG GAGCAACTCGATGAAAGAGAACAGACCATACATGAATTCGAAAGGAAAATGGAGGAGAAAGACAGAGAGTTGCATGCCATCAAAGTTGATAAAGAAGAG GTCTGGGCAAAGGAAGATCTTCTCAGAGAGCAAAACAAGGAACTGGCTACTTTCAG AAGAGAACGTGATCATTCAGAAGCTGAGAGAGCTCAACACATAAAACAGATACATGATCTTCAAGAGCATGTTCAAGATAAAGAGAGGCAGCTTATTGACTTGCAGGAACAG TATAGGGCTGCTCAAGAAGCTATTCTTTATAAGGATGAACAGTTGAGAGATGCCCAAACTTGGATTTCACGTGTCCAGGAGATGGATGCGTTGCAGTCAAGTACAAACCACTCCTTACAGGCTGAGTTGAGAGAACGTACAGAGCAATATAACCAGCTCTGGCATGGATGTCAGAGACAG TTTGCAGAGATGGAGAGACTTCATTTGCATACAATACATCAACTTCAACTTGAGCTGGCTGATGTGAGAGAGAGGAATGGTTCTTATACTGATGGATCACATATGTcccaaacaaaatcaaaagatcTTTCTCAATTTGGTCAAACTAATGGAAAACAGGTGGATTCTAATGGAAGTGGCGCAACAAATGCTAATACTGGGATTATTTCTAATGGGCCTTCAGACAATGTGCAAACTTTTGTTTCACCTGGAAATGCATCAAATCCG AATCAGAATGACCATGTTCCAagtgttccaattgctccacttGGGTTGCCTACATACCTCCCACCTGGGCAGGTGTCTGCTCTGCATCCATTTATCATGCATCAACAGGGAGCTCCCCATTCTGTGACATCTCATGTTGGGCACTACTCAATGCCAGATACAGCATCCATCCAACAGTGGCAGAACCAGCTG ACTTCCCCAGAGGGTTTACAGCTGTCTGCACAGAATCATATTCCACCACCCCAAACTGATCAAAAGCTTGGGGGCTCAGATGTAAAGTATGAATATGACTTGTCTGTCAATGGACAAGCCATTCGTTCAGACTATCTGGATCATATAAACCAAGGGGCAGAGCCCAATTCTGTGATATCATCATCTTCTGGGAAAGCTCAG GTTGATGAGTCAATTAATGCAAGTTACCTTGTGGACTCCCAACCTGAGCCAACCATGCCGCAGGTCTCTTCACAATTTCATGATGCTTTAAGATTGAGCTCTGAACCCAAG GAACAAAATATTCTGAATATGAATAATCATGTGCAAGAGGATCAAATCCCAACAGCAGAGGAAACAAGTACTGCAGCTGCTGCTGCTAGTCCATCTCATGATACTTCAGTGCATTCTGTTAATTTCTGTGAAACGACAATGAAAAATGGAACTGGTGATATTTTTCCCGAAAAGCTGGTCTCAACTGGCCAGACTAATAACCTGATATCAGCTAAGACTTCAGAGACAGCTCTGCTTGATGAGAGGTCTTTGTTGGCTTGCATTGTTCGCACGATTCCAACTGGTGGAAAAATTCGGATCAGTTCCACG CTACCAAATAGGTTGGGGAAAATGCTTGCACCTTTACACTGGCATGATTACAAGAAGAAGTATGGAAAGCTGGATGACTTTGTAGCCAGTCACCCTGCG TTGTTTCTGATTGAGGGCGATTATATTCAGCTTCGAGAGGGAGCACAAGAAATGATAGCAGCCACTGCTGCTGTTGCTAAAGTTGCTGCAGCAGCTGCAGCCTCATCTCCTTACTCCTCGATTTTGCCTTCTGTTGCTGTTACTCCAATGGCACAACCTAACCGACTAAAGAAGGGTCTCCCAACAGCTGACTCCAACCATGCGAAGAATGAGAATGCTGCTTTCAAGGGGTATGCAGTTATCTCCAAAACTGCAGCTGGTGATCATTCACAGCTGTCAGgaatgcagaatcaacatcccAATGGTGTTTCTTTTGGAGTGGCTGGAAATCTCtcaaatgtaaaaatattgagCAAATCTAATGGAGCAAATTCTGAGATATCAAGTCTGACAAATGTTGAAAGCAAGGCCTCTGGTCAGGGAAGGTCTAATTCTAATTTTGCTGGAAAACAGCAGGGCAG GGCAACTGGGGCAGCTTTGTCTTCTAGAAGATAG
- the LOC105791234 gene encoding uncharacterized protein LOC105791234 isoform X8: protein MEAAAAVAAARGGALPMSSSSRKEWRAVSDHHLEMDRSKLGQSDERTIYEVQHGREPADVDFCSITADESLDDDVLQQRIHNITRQREELLQMEVELRAQAIARSRVLEIQSSCDSKITAHVNAVAKLEEQLDEREQTIHEFERKMEEKDRELHAIKVDKEEVWAKEDLLREQNKELATFRRERDHSEAERAQHIKQIHDLQEHVQDKERQLIDLQEQYRAAQEAILYKDEQLRDAQTWISRVQEMDALQSSTNHSLQAELRERTEQYNQLWHGCQRQFAEMERLHLHTIHQLQLELADVRERNGSYTDGSHMSQTKSKDLSQFGQTNGKQVDSNGSGATNANTGIISNGPSDNVQTFVSPGNASNPNQNDHVPSVPIAPLGLPTYLPPGQVSALHPFIMHQQGAPHSVTSHVGHYSMPDTASIQQWQNQLTSPEGLQLSAQNHIPPPQTDQKLGGSDVKYEYDLSVNGQAIRSDYLDHINQGAEPNSVISSSSGKAQVDESINASYLVDSQPEPTMPQVSSQFHDALRLSSEPKEQNILNMNNHVQEDQIPTAEETSTAAAAASPSHDTSVHSVNFCETTMKNGTGDIFPEKLVSTGQTNNLISAKTSETALLDERSLLACIVRTIPTGGKIRISSTLPNRLGKMLAPLHWHDYKKKYGKLDDFVASHPALFLIEGDYIQLREGAQEMIAATAAVAKVAAAAAASSPYSSILPSVAVTPMAQPNRLKKGLPTADSNHAKNENAAFKGYAVISKTAAGDHSQLSGMQNQHPNGVSFGVAGNLSNVKILSKSNGANSEISSLTNVESKASGQGRSNSNFAGKQQGRATGAALSSRR from the exons ATGGAGGCAGCGGCCGCTGTTGCCGCCGCACGGGGCGGTGCGCTCCCAATGTCGTCATCGTCGCGTAAGGAGTGGCGTGCCGTTTCGGACCATCACCTG GAAATGGACAGATCAAAGTTGGGACAATCAGACGAGAGAACCATATATGAG GTGCAGCATGGAAGAGAGCCTGCTGATGTTGACTTCTGCTCAATCACGGCTGATGAAAGTTTAGATGATGATGTATTACAACAGAGGATCCACAATATTACTAGACAAAGAGAGGAGCTATTGCAGATGGAGGTTGAACTCCGAGCACAGGCAATTGCAAGATCAAGGGTCCTGGAAATTCAGAGCAGCTGTGATTCAAAAATAACAGCCCACGTCAATGCTGTTGCCAAGCTTGAG GAGCAACTCGATGAAAGAGAACAGACCATACATGAATTCGAAAGGAAAATGGAGGAGAAAGACAGAGAGTTGCATGCCATCAAAGTTGATAAAGAAGAG GTCTGGGCAAAGGAAGATCTTCTCAGAGAGCAAAACAAGGAACTGGCTACTTTCAG AAGAGAACGTGATCATTCAGAAGCTGAGAGAGCTCAACACATAAAACAGATACATGATCTTCAAGAGCATGTTCAAGATAAAGAGAGGCAGCTTATTGACTTGCAGGAACAG TATAGGGCTGCTCAAGAAGCTATTCTTTATAAGGATGAACAGTTGAGAGATGCCCAAACTTGGATTTCACGTGTCCAGGAGATGGATGCGTTGCAGTCAAGTACAAACCACTCCTTACAGGCTGAGTTGAGAGAACGTACAGAGCAATATAACCAGCTCTGGCATGGATGTCAGAGACAG TTTGCAGAGATGGAGAGACTTCATTTGCATACAATACATCAACTTCAACTTGAGCTGGCTGATGTGAGAGAGAGGAATGGTTCTTATACTGATGGATCACATATGTcccaaacaaaatcaaaagatcTTTCTCAATTTGGTCAAACTAATGGAAAACAGGTGGATTCTAATGGAAGTGGCGCAACAAATGCTAATACTGGGATTATTTCTAATGGGCCTTCAGACAATGTGCAAACTTTTGTTTCACCTGGAAATGCATCAAATCCG AATCAGAATGACCATGTTCCAagtgttccaattgctccacttGGGTTGCCTACATACCTCCCACCTGGGCAGGTGTCTGCTCTGCATCCATTTATCATGCATCAACAGGGAGCTCCCCATTCTGTGACATCTCATGTTGGGCACTACTCAATGCCAGATACAGCATCCATCCAACAGTGGCAGAACCAGCTG ACTTCCCCAGAGGGTTTACAGCTGTCTGCACAGAATCATATTCCACCACCCCAAACTGATCAAAAGCTTGGGGGCTCAGATGTAAAGTATGAATATGACTTGTCTGTCAATGGACAAGCCATTCGTTCAGACTATCTGGATCATATAAACCAAGGGGCAGAGCCCAATTCTGTGATATCATCATCTTCTGGGAAAGCTCAG GTTGATGAGTCAATTAATGCAAGTTACCTTGTGGACTCCCAACCTGAGCCAACCATGCCGCAGGTCTCTTCACAATTTCATGATGCTTTAAGATTGAGCTCTGAACCCAAG GAACAAAATATTCTGAATATGAATAATCATGTGCAAGAGGATCAAATCCCAACAGCAGAGGAAACAAGTACTGCAGCTGCTGCTGCTAGTCCATCTCATGATACTTCAGTGCATTCTGTTAATTTCTGTGAAACGACAATGAAAAATGGAACTGGTGATATTTTTCCCGAAAAGCTGGTCTCAACTGGCCAGACTAATAACCTGATATCAGCTAAGACTTCAGAGACAGCTCTGCTTGATGAGAGGTCTTTGTTGGCTTGCATTGTTCGCACGATTCCAACTGGTGGAAAAATTCGGATCAGTTCCACG CTACCAAATAGGTTGGGGAAAATGCTTGCACCTTTACACTGGCATGATTACAAGAAGAAGTATGGAAAGCTGGATGACTTTGTAGCCAGTCACCCTGCG TTGTTTCTGATTGAGGGCGATTATATTCAGCTTCGAGAGGGAGCACAAGAAATGATAGCAGCCACTGCTGCTGTTGCTAAAGTTGCTGCAGCAGCTGCAGCCTCATCTCCTTACTCCTCGATTTTGCCTTCTGTTGCTGTTACTCCAATGGCACAACCTAACCGACTAAAGAAGGGTCTCCCAACAGCTGACTCCAACCATGCGAAGAATGAGAATGCTGCTTTCAAGGGGTATGCAGTTATCTCCAAAACTGCAGCTGGTGATCATTCACAGCTGTCAGgaatgcagaatcaacatcccAATGGTGTTTCTTTTGGAGTGGCTGGAAATCTCtcaaatgtaaaaatattgagCAAATCTAATGGAGCAAATTCTGAGATATCAAGTCTGACAAATGTTGAAAGCAAGGCCTCTGGTCAGGGAAGGTCTAATTCTAATTTTGCTGGAAAACAGCAGGGCAG GGCAACTGGGGCAGCTTTGTCTTCTAGAAGATAG